One window of the Xiphophorus hellerii strain 12219 chromosome 15, Xiphophorus_hellerii-4.1, whole genome shotgun sequence genome contains the following:
- the ylpm1 gene encoding YLP motif-containing protein 1 isoform X1 produces MFPSWGNYGAPPPQSFGGPGPRKPPIGTGPAPGGFGGYEASSSGSLFSSLQEQHRQQMQQLQMLHQKQLQSVLHHGNSGTGFGGGHSGGFNAAPPWHSEGPCQVEGAESGQSYLVQEKTPVQTPKGPLPPNQGQQPQPPPQQQPAESKPIPPHPESQPPKSQENIGVPVASNTNPCSTNDNTSVPLQDQQNVWYKQHLQNLQKLRQEKAQPNQTAGNAFLTPQPPSQAMPPPLPSEPPKGTPPPPPPREEPPVPPPPPVEVKSANVGNSSNFTDTPDAPKDSEEAARLQQLQAAAAQWQQVQQQRVSLQYQALMQQHEKLQQILEQYQRLVQQPPNLQTMSAELQLRHYEMQHQQFIPLFQNWNSSFALWHEQFQSYPHKDQLQDYELQWKQWQEQMNATNAHLQERVTTITAMVPFASGQYGAMMGQLGQYPGQDTPLQQQVVNPGVQPTVVGAIATAPGATGATAASATGATALGQQPPTFVAHSESSDGPHVQGSLPGGVGVIPPGPLTMQTSSFNSIREPRPSRFDQPPQGFDGPPMFDQSQQRFDGPPRFNPPRQRFEGPTFDQPRQHFDGPTRFDQPLQRFDGPSRFEQPRHRFDGPPRFDQQRPRFDGPQGFDQPRQRFDGPQRFDQPRQRFDGPQRFDQPRQRFDGPPRFDQPRHRFDNPPRHDQPNFGQQSRLDSLRPLCPPPRFESPSAPQLKQQQGPEPKLETDIQNPASSDSTTLPKTPAQPLSNKDETIPNKSTADDLTDDNLLGADGFFIQDDPIPQTLRSKKESEEAKNKSVTDDRNKDKPTTSAKDSASVSKAPPPPQNSQKDDGPMTDNKKSIKMTAEIQPELQSSDQLAPKPEPPNLPPGRGRGQPPLRGLGRGQLGPGQYREHNTAQTEEGVGEMPYDYVPSEGDTGIPEEQQDYWQDPSYQGFGEDESEMRPEDTWIPEEHYFEEEEYYEEPVGPYMGRGRPPMRGGPPMGRGRPPMGRGFPPMGRGVPPMGRGFPPMGRGVPPMGRGGPPMGRGGPPMGRGGPPIGRGGPPMGRGGPPMGRGGPPMGRGGPPMGRGGPPMVRGGPPFSRGGPPVGRGGAHMGIGGPAVARGDLDDMHWAEAESAECSEEGEPYWEEWRPQMRGMRPPFPPGRGRPPRGHPGFMPRGRGGPLHPIHGEMGHEAVGHEMELDDANVDQSMHPMYLEHDPYGHPGHPDVGRGRRRIPPPPHEIMDHLEEPLYEGTEEDSEWYPPRGPPMTPHEIIDRGGMRRRPMGRGIARGMWRPGPHCEGYEEVYKEDKALDYDRGEDEYRQPPAPEFPPEDYRQEAKFREGEWDRDRPLPEREYPPRMPPPPHLREERWDPETERRRSYSYDENDRARGELRILDYRDEPPYRLDEPPHLRASDWDRPSRRSPLPVRTYPDYGDLRPQYEERKEEPPPGGSATDLPGSSVEAATQGTSGANVLALSQRQHEIILKAAQELKQIRELQEGKTPSTEKLQPASSDLLPELPAGLLGLEIPADVRNVLKGMSAAVQSAAPESASWESKPAVDYQSSLSASAKPAVIPKTVDYGHGHELGATVERIAYGERIVLRPDPVPSDRLYDKEPLGLRDSYSRDPYYDRRPDPYLDRREYSREREMYRDMPPEYDRDRYERERYHSRERDESTHTLVEERSPLPPRAAYRDRDKERSGSRDPDEFYGRPVFDRPLYERSGPDRIGPDRIGPDRIGPERYSSPYLERRGYPEDRGPHPAAPLPPPPTPPPPRVEKKPEIKNIDDILKAPGRLSRPERIVIIMRGLPGSGKSHVAKLIRDKEVECGGAPPRVLVLDDYFMTEVEKVEKDPDTGKRVKNKVLEYEYEPEMEDTYRSSMLKTFKKTLDDGFFPFIILDTINDRVKHFEQFWSAAKTKGFEVYVAEITADTQTCAKRNVHGRKLKDITKMSNNWESSPRHMVRLDVRSLLQDAAIEEVEMEDFNPEDVPQETKREEEEESDLGYLPKSKWEMDTSEAKLDKLDGLVSGGKRKRDSEHLSGIEDYLQLPDDYATRTSAPGKKRVRWADLEEQKDADRKRAIGFVVGQTDWEKITDESGQFAQRALNRTKYF; encoded by the exons atgtttccttcctGGGGGAATTACGGGGCTCCTCCGCCTCAAAGCTTCGGAGGACCTGGCCCTCGAAAGCCTCCGATCGGAACAGGTCCGGCTCCTGGTGGTTTCGGCGGCTACGAGGCCTCCTCTAGCGGCTCGTTGTTCTCCAGCCTTCAGGAGCAGCACCGACAGCAGATGCAGCAGCTCCAGATGTTGCACCAGAAACAGCTACAATCCGTGTTACACCACGGCAACAGCGGCACTGGGTTTGGAGGTGGACACTCGGGTGGGTTTAACGCGGCCCCTCCGTGGCATTCAGAAGGACCGTGCCAGGTAGAGGGCGCCGAAAGTGGTCAGTCGTACCTTGTGCAGGAAAAGACTCCGGTTCAGACACCTAAGGGACCGCTACCACCCAATCAGGGCCAGCAGCCGCAACCTCCACCGCAGCAGCAACCAGCGGAGTCCAAGCCGATTCCTCCACATCCAGAATCCCAGCCACCCAAGTCGCAGGAAAACATCGGTGTTCCAGTGGCCAGCAACACAAACCCGTGCAGCACGAATGATAACACATCCGTACCTTTACAG GATCAACAGAATGTGTGGTACAAACAACAtcttcagaatttacagaaactGAGGCAGGAGAAAGCCCAGCCAAATCAGACAGCAGGCAATGCCTTTCTAACTCCGCAACCACCCAGTCAGGCAATGCCTCCTCCCCTTCCCTCAGAACCACCAAAAGGCACACCCCCGCCACCGCCACCAAGAGAAGAACCACCTGTGCCACCCCCACCTCCTGTAGAAGTAAAG AGTGCAAATGTAGGAAACTCATCTAATTTTACAGACACA ccTGATGCTCCAAAAGACTCAGAGGAAGCTGCTCGTCTTCAGCAATTGCAGGCTGCAGCAGCACAATGGCAGCAGGTGCAACAGCAGAGAGTTAGCTTGCAATACCAAGCTCTCATGCAGCAACATGAAAAACTTCAGCAGATTCTTGAACAGTATCAACGACTAGTTCAGCAGCCTCCAAACCTGCAG ACGATGTCTGCAGAACTGCAGCTGAGGCACTATGAAATGCAACACCAGCAGTTCATACCTTTATTCCAAAACTGGAATAGTTCTTTTGCTTTGTGGCATGAACAGTTTCAATCTTATCCTCATAAAGACCAGTTGCAGGACTATGAGCTCCAATGGAAGCAGTGGCAAGAGCAGATGAATGCTACCAATGCTCATCTTCAAGAGAGGGTGACCACTATTACTGCTATGGTGCCATTTGCCTCAGGCCAGTATGGTGCTATGATGGGACAGCTTGGCCAGTACCCTGGACAAGATACGCCATTGCAGCAACAAGTAGTGAACCCTGGTGTCCAACCCACTGTGGTTGGTGCTATTGCCACTGCTCCAGGTGCTACTGGTGCCACAGCTGCAAGTGCTACAGGTGCTACAGCTCTAGGCCAACAACCTCCTACCTTTGTGGCACATTCAGAATCATCTGACGGACCCCATGTACAAGGAAGTCTTCCTGGAGGGGTTGGAGTCATACCCCCTGGTCCTTTGACTATGCAAACATCAAGTTTCAACAGCATAAGAGAACCACG GCCCAGCAGATTTGACCAACCACCACAAGGTTTTGATGGGCCCCCTATGTTCGACCAATCACAGCAGCGTTTTGATGGTCCTCCAAGGTTCAACCCACCACGTCAACGATTTGAAGGCCCAACATTTGATCAACCACGGCAGCATTTTGATGGTCCGACAAGGTTTGATCAACCACTTCAGCGCTTTGACGGCCCATCAAGGTTCGAACAACCACGGCACCGTTTTGATGGCCCCCCAAGGTTCGACCAGCAACGCCCGCGCTTTGATGGTCCTCAAGGGTTTGACCAACCACGGCAACGCTTTGATGGTCCCCAAAGGTTTGACCAACCACGGCAACGATTTGATGGTCCCCAAAGGTTTGACCAACCACGGCAGCGCTTTGATGGTCCTCCGAGGTTTGACCAGCCACGGCACCGCTTTGATAATCCACCCAGACATGACCAGCCTAATTTTGGACAGCAATCTAGATTGGATTCCTTAAGACCCCTTTGCCCTCCACCACGTTTTGAATCTCCTTCAGCCCCTCAGTTAAAACAGCAGCAAGGTCCTGAACCTAAATTGGAGACTGACATTCAAAATCCTGCCAGTTCAGATTCAACAACCTTGCCAAAAACACCTGCTCAACCACTGTCTAACAAAGATGAAACTATACCAAATAAGTCAACAGCTGATGACTTGACAGATGATAATTTGCTTGGAGCAGATGGCTTTTTTATTCAAGATGACCCTATTCCCCAGACATTAAGAAGTAAGAAAGAGTCTGaggaagcaaaaaacaaaagtgtcacTGATGATAGGAATAAAGACAAACCTACTACATCGGCGAAAGACTCTGCTTCGGTATCAAAAGCTCCACCACCTCCACAAAATTCCCAAAAGGACGATGGACCAATGacagacaacaaaaaatcaattaaaatgacTGCTGAAATCCAACCAGAACTACAAAGTTCAGACCAGTTAGCACCAAAACCAGAACCTCCAAATCTACCTCCTGGCAGGGGACGTGGCCAGCCTCCACTGCGTGGACTTGGGCGTGGACAATTGGGCCCTGGCCAGTACAGAGAACATAATACTGCACAAACTGAGGAGGGGGTGGGCGAAATGCCTTATGACTATGTACCATCGGAGGGAGATACAGGAATACCTGAAGAGCAACAAGACTACTGGCAAGATCCGTCATATCAGGGCTTTGGCGAGGATGAATCAGAGATGCGTCCTGAAGACACATGGATTCCAGAAGAACATTACTTTGAAGAGGAAGAGTATTATGAGGAGCCAGTGGGACCATATATGGGGCGAGGTAGACCCCCAATGAGAGGAGGGCCCCCAATGGGACGAGGAAGACCACCCATGGGCAGAGGATTTCCTCCCATGGGGAGAGGTGTACCACCCATGGGCAGAGGATTTCCTCCCATGGGCAGAGGAGTACCACCCATGGGCAGAGGGGGTCCGCCCATGGGTAGAGGAGGTCCACCCATGGGGAGAGGAGGTCCACCCATAGGGAGAGGAGGTCCGCCTATGGGAAGAGGAGGTCCGCCTATGGGTAGAGGAGGTCCGCCTATGGGTAGAGGAGGTCCACCCATGGGTAGAGGAGGCCCACCAATGGTGAGAGGTGGACCACCCTTTAGTAGAGGAGGCCCACCAGTAGGTAGAGGAGGGGCACACATGGGAATAGGGGGTCCAGCAGTTGCTAGAGGAGACCTAGATGATATGCACTGGGCAGAGGCTGAGTCAGCTGAGTGTTCTGAGGAAGGAGAACCCTACTGGGAAGAATGGCGGCCTCAAATGAGAGGCATGAGGCCCCCATTTCCACCTGGTCGGGGTCGTCCTCCACGTGGGCACCCTGGTTTCATGCCTCGAGGCCGAGGAGGTCCACTTCACCCTATTCACGGTGAAATGGGTCATGAGGCTGTAGGTCATGAAATGGAGTTGGATGACGCCAACGTGGATCAATCAATGCACCCAATGTACCTCGAGCACGACCCATATGGCCATCCAGGGCATCCTGATGTAGGAAGAGGCAGGCGACGCATTCCGCCTCCTCCCCATGAAATTATGGATCACTTAGAGGAGCCTTTGTATGAAGGAACGGAAGAAGATTCTGAATGGTATCCTCCACGAGGGCCTCCAATGACTCCACATGAAATAATTGACAGAGGAGGAATGAGAAGACGACCTATGGGTCGAGGAATTGCGAGGGGAATGTGGCGCCCAGGTCCACATTGTGAAGGATATGAAGAGGTATATAAGGAGGACAAAGCTTTGGATTATGATCGAGGTGAGGATGAGTATCGCCAGCCTCCAGCTCCAGAGTTTCCACCTGAGGACTATCGCCAAGAAGCCAAGTTCCGTGAGGGGGAGTGGGACAGAGATCGTCCTCTTCCTGAAAGAGAGTATCCTCCCCGCATGCCACCCCCACCGCACCTCAGAGAGGAACGCTGGGATCCAGAAACAGAGAGACGTCGCTCGTATTCTTATGATGAAAACGATAGGGCAAGGGGAGAGCTACGGATTCTTGACTATAGGGATGAGCCCCCATACAGACTGGATGAACCGCCACACCTACGGGCTTCTGACTGGGATAGACCTTCTAGGCGTTCTCCATTACCTGTGAGGACATATCCCGATTATGGTGACCTTAGACCTCAGTATGAGGAGCGAAAAGAAGAGCCGCCACCTGGTGGATCTGCAACAGACTTGCCTGGAAGCTCAGTTGAAGCAGCAACCCAAGGAACAAGTGGGGCAAATGTGCTTGCCCTTTCTCAAAGGCAGCATGAGATTATTCTGAAAGCTGCTCAAGAACTTAAGCAAATAAG ggagtTGCAAGAGGGAAAGACCCCTAGTACTGAAAAACTACAACCTGCATCCAGTGACCTTCTGCCAGAGCTACCTGCAGGTCTCCTTGGCTTGGAGATCCCAGCAGATGTTAGGAATGTTTTAAAG GGTATGAGTGCTGCTGTTCAGTCAGCTGCTCCTGAATCAGCGTCTTGGGAAAGCAAACCTGCTGTAGATTACCAGTCATCACTGTCTGCTTCAGCCAAACCGGCAGTAATTCCTAAAACTGTCGATTATGGACATGGGCATG AGCTCGGGGCAACTGTAGAGCGGATTGCATATGGTGAGAGAATAGTATTAAGACCTGACCCAGTCCCATCAGATCGCCTCTATGATAAAG AACCACTTGGTCTCAGAGATTCCTACAGCCGAGATCCGTATTATGACCGGCGACCAGACCCCTATTTGGATCGCCGGGAGTACagcagagagagggagatgTACCGAGATATGCCTCCTGAATATGATAGAGACAGATATGAGAGGGAGCGTTATCATTCACGGGAAAGAGATGAAAG CACACATACCTTGGTTGAAGAAAG GTCTCCACTACCTCCTCGAGCAGCATACAGGGATAGAGATAAGGAGCGAAGTGGCAGTCGTGACCCAGACGAATTTTATGGAAGGCCTGTCTTTGACAGACCTCTGTATGAGCGCTCCGGACCTGACCGCATTGGGCCAGACCGCATCGGACCTGACCGCATTGGGCCCGAGCGTTACAGCTCGCCTTACT TGGAAAGAAGAGGTTATCCAGAGGACCGAGGACCACACCCTGCCGCTCCACTGCCTCCTCCACCAACACCGCCACCTCCACGAGTCGAGAAGaagcctgaaataaaaaatattgatgacATCCTCAAAGCACCTGGCAGATTATCTCGACCTGAGAGG ATTGTTATTATAATGAGGGGCCTCCCAGGAAGTGGAAAAAGCCACGTTGCAAAGCTTATCCGG GACAAGGAAGTTGAATGTGGTGGCGCACCTCCAAGAGTTCTTGTTCTGGATGATTACTTCATGACAGAGGTGGAGAAAGTTGAGAAAGACCCAGACACCGGGAAGAGAGTCAAAAATAAG GTTCttgaatatgaatatgaacCTGAGATGGAGGATACCTACAGGAGCAGCatgctgaaaacatttaagaaaactCTTGATGACGGTTTCTTCCCTTTTATTATTCTGGACACCATTAATGACCGAGTGAAACATTTTGAGCAATTCTGGAGCGCAGCCAAAACAAAAGGCTTTGAG GTGTATGTAGCTGAAATCACGGCTGACACTCAAACATGTGCAAAGAGGAATGTCCATGGGCGCAAGCTTAAGGATATAACAAAG ATGTCCAACAACTGGGAGTCATCTCCTCGTCATATGGTTCGCCTAGATGTGCGATCCTTGCTTCAAGATGCCGCCATTGAGGag GTCGAAATGGAGGACTTCAACCCTGAAGACGTTCCCCAAGAAACcaagagggaggaggaagaagagagcGATCTG